One window from the genome of Acidobacteriota bacterium encodes:
- a CDS encoding PSK operon transcription factor, protein MALNIRNAETERLVAELALLSGRTKTEAVAEAIRDRLERLRRERSGRSLADELDEIGRRCAKLPVRDGRPANEIIGYDEYGVPR, encoded by the coding sequence ATGGCGCTCAACATCAGGAACGCGGAAACCGAACGGTTGGTGGCGGAGCTGGCGCTGCTGAGCGGGCGGACCAAGACCGAGGCGGTGGCCGAGGCTATTCGAGACCGTCTGGAGCGGCTCAGGCGTGAACGCAGCGGACGCTCGCTGGCCGACGAGCTCGACGAGATCGGGCGGCGCTGCGCGAAGCTCCCCGTACGTGACGGACGCCCCGCGAACGAGATCATTGGGTACGACGAGTACGGCGTTCCCCGCTGA
- a CDS encoding type II toxin-antitoxin system VapC family toxin — protein sequence MVIDTSAFLAILQDEPDRRSFTEAIGAAAVRRTSAATFVEASMVLQSRYGAEGVQRLDMLLETARIEVMTVDPAQARMARRAFVDFGKGRHPAGLNYGDCFTYALARQLGEPLLCKSDDFAQTDLDLVLPPAPTP from the coding sequence ATGGTCATCGATACGTCGGCGTTTCTCGCGATTCTGCAGGACGAGCCCGACCGCCGCTCCTTTACCGAGGCGATCGGGGCGGCGGCCGTGCGGCGGACTTCGGCCGCCACTTTCGTGGAAGCGTCGATGGTCCTGCAGTCGCGTTACGGAGCGGAAGGCGTCCAACGCCTGGACATGCTGCTGGAGACCGCGCGCATCGAGGTGATGACGGTCGATCCGGCTCAGGCCCGGATGGCGCGGCGGGCGTTCGTCGACTTCGGGAAGGGACGACACCCGGCCGGACTCAACTACGGCGACTGCTTCACCTACGCGCTCGCCCGCCAGCTCGGCGAGCCGCTCCTCTGCAAGAGCGACGACTTCGCGCAAACGGATCTCGACCTGGTCCTGCCACCGGCGCCGACTCCGTAG
- a CDS encoding PQQ-binding-like beta-propeller repeat protein, producing MPSPASRAYLVCLVAAVLLAASAFPAGAQDRDFTPVSDAVLQDPDPADWLNWRRTLDGWGYSPLDQVDQDNVGDLRLVWSWGLEPGVSQTTPIVHDGVMYIANPGNVVQALDAGTGDFIWEYRREMDERLRPAAQMRSLAIYEDLIILNTRDAHVVGLDARTGEERWDTDVAPDHDGYGFSSGPVIADGTVVAGLRGCERFREDTCYIVGVDGRTGRLMWRTSTIARPGERGGDTWGDLPLLFRAGSDAWIPGAYDPVTRLVYYGTAQAKPWSRDARGTDGDALYSNSTLALDPETGEMRWFFQHIPGDSHDMDETFERILIDYDGRQSVFSMGKLGILWELDRTTGAFTKAVDLGYQNLADIDPETGEFTYREGMVSGVGEMLFFCPSTGGFKALRAMAYHPDTGALYVPLNLQCETAAFGPVEQRPGGGGTGGVRGRLNHFHPDAPGQLGEFQALDIRTGEALWKHRLRVPYNTAALTTGGGLVFVGDWERHVFAYDAASGEQLWQSRLTTMANGYPITYAVDGRQYIAFGAGGPLGGSSWTSIIPADLIPEKRNPRQGNGIFVFALPEED from the coding sequence ATGCCGTCTCCGGCCTCTCGCGCATATCTCGTCTGCCTCGTCGCGGCCGTCCTGCTGGCCGCTTCCGCGTTCCCGGCAGGGGCGCAGGACCGGGACTTCACGCCGGTCTCCGATGCCGTGCTGCAGGATCCCGATCCCGCCGACTGGCTCAACTGGCGGCGCACCCTGGACGGCTGGGGCTACAGCCCCCTCGACCAGGTGGACCAGGACAACGTCGGCGATCTCCGGCTCGTCTGGTCCTGGGGCCTCGAGCCGGGCGTGTCGCAGACGACCCCGATCGTGCACGACGGCGTGATGTACATCGCGAACCCGGGCAACGTGGTGCAGGCCCTCGACGCGGGAACCGGCGACTTCATCTGGGAGTACCGGCGCGAGATGGACGAGCGGCTGCGGCCCGCCGCGCAGATGCGCAGCCTCGCGATCTACGAGGACCTGATCATCCTCAATACCCGGGACGCGCATGTCGTCGGCCTCGACGCGCGGACGGGCGAGGAGCGCTGGGACACCGACGTGGCGCCGGACCACGACGGCTACGGGTTCTCGAGCGGGCCGGTCATCGCCGACGGCACGGTCGTGGCTGGGTTGCGCGGCTGCGAGCGGTTCCGCGAGGACACCTGCTACATCGTCGGCGTCGACGGCCGCACCGGGCGCCTGATGTGGCGAACGTCGACCATCGCCCGGCCGGGAGAGCGCGGCGGCGACACCTGGGGCGACCTCCCGCTGCTGTTCCGCGCCGGCAGCGACGCCTGGATCCCCGGCGCCTACGATCCGGTCACCCGCCTCGTCTACTACGGCACGGCGCAGGCCAAGCCGTGGTCGCGGGACGCCCGCGGCACCGACGGCGACGCCCTGTACAGCAACTCCACACTGGCCCTCGATCCGGAAACCGGCGAGATGCGCTGGTTCTTCCAGCACATCCCCGGCGACAGCCACGACATGGACGAGACGTTCGAGCGGATCCTGATCGACTACGACGGCCGGCAGTCGGTGTTCAGCATGGGCAAGCTGGGCATCCTGTGGGAGCTCGACCGCACGACCGGGGCGTTCACCAAGGCCGTCGATCTCGGCTACCAGAACCTGGCCGACATCGATCCGGAGACCGGCGAGTTCACCTATCGCGAGGGCATGGTCTCGGGCGTGGGCGAGATGCTCTTCTTCTGCCCGAGCACCGGCGGCTTCAAGGCACTGCGGGCGATGGCCTACCACCCCGACACCGGCGCGCTGTACGTGCCGCTGAACCTGCAGTGCGAGACGGCCGCGTTCGGGCCGGTGGAGCAGCGGCCGGGCGGCGGCGGCACGGGCGGCGTGCGGGGCCGGCTGAACCACTTCCATCCGGACGCGCCGGGTCAGCTCGGCGAGTTCCAGGCGCTCGACATCCGGACCGGCGAGGCGCTGTGGAAGCACCGGCTCCGCGTCCCGTACAACACGGCGGCGCTGACGACGGGCGGGGGTCTGGTCTTCGTCGGCGACTGGGAGCGGCACGTCTTCGCCTACGACGCGGCGAGCGGCGAGCAGCTCTGGCAGAGCCGGCTGACGACGATGGCCAACGGCTATCCGATCACCTACGCGGTCGACGGCAGGCAGTACATCGCCTTCGGCGCGGGCGGCCCGCTGGGCGGCTCGAGCTGGACCAGCATCATCCCGGCCGACCTGATTCCGGAGAAGCGCAACCCGCGCCAGGGCAACGGCATCTTCGTGTTCGCCCTGCCCGAGGAGGATTGA
- a CDS encoding sigma-70 family RNA polymerase sigma factor, with product MTTQEAGPDPHAALVERCRRGDDLAWEQLVRDCQGRVYGLAWHYLRSVEDARDVTQEAFVRVYRQLDAFEGGRFLAWLLRITRNLCIDQLRRRKARPPAEDLRADEHESALPPDAAPNPEQAWLTDDRKRTVHTALARLSAASREMILLKEIQGLRLDEIAHLLGLPLGTVKSRSTRARIELARQVVAVDPSYARTSRPRG from the coding sequence ATGACCACGCAGGAGGCCGGCCCGGACCCGCACGCGGCCCTCGTCGAGCGCTGCCGCCGGGGCGACGACCTCGCGTGGGAACAGCTCGTGAGGGACTGCCAGGGACGCGTCTACGGCCTCGCCTGGCACTATCTGCGCAGCGTCGAGGACGCACGGGACGTGACGCAGGAGGCCTTCGTGCGCGTCTACCGGCAGCTCGACGCCTTCGAGGGAGGCCGCTTCCTGGCGTGGCTGCTGCGCATCACGCGCAACCTGTGCATCGATCAGCTCCGGCGCCGGAAGGCGCGCCCGCCGGCGGAGGATCTGCGGGCCGACGAGCACGAGAGCGCGCTGCCGCCGGACGCCGCGCCGAATCCGGAGCAGGCCTGGCTGACCGACGACCGGAAACGAACGGTACACACGGCCCTCGCGCGGCTGAGCGCCGCAAGCCGCGAGATGATCCTGCTCAAGGAGATCCAGGGCCTGCGGCTCGACGAGATCGCGCACCTGCTCGGCCTGCCTCTCGGAACCGTGAAGTCGCGCTCGACCCGCGCGCGGATCGAGCTGGCGAGACAGGTCGTGGCCGTCGACCCCTCGTACGCGCGGACTTCCCGTCCACGGGGATGA
- a CDS encoding zf-HC2 domain-containing protein: MDCRLFCDRIEALVDGAMPEDERLRAAAHAAGCPDCRALLASMQEAFAPAIAAPGDLTEAILAQTSGPACGRARALLGDLLDGALDAADQDLCNAHLRHCPACTAILTALVRLAEDLPSFAALPPDPPLVDDILVLTRPGRPWWTVFRERMRETGFRLLARPRVAWEAGCVAALLVWLICGASWSPLRGTAVAAQALVERSAAGAQAAGARSVAALDRTVAALREETVRVAADGASEVSGRLSGLSSWRRRAASAAPELDRHWRQFLQAVRDRDLFGGVDALHSIGRDAGAMLAELLFPPFSSSTTTEAAPIPAGRSRP; encoded by the coding sequence ATGGACTGCCGCCTCTTCTGCGACCGAATCGAGGCCCTGGTCGACGGCGCGATGCCGGAGGACGAGCGACTGCGCGCCGCGGCGCACGCCGCCGGCTGCCCCGACTGCCGCGCGCTCCTGGCGTCGATGCAGGAAGCGTTCGCGCCGGCGATCGCAGCGCCCGGCGACCTGACCGAGGCGATCCTCGCGCAGACGAGCGGCCCTGCATGCGGGCGGGCACGAGCCCTGCTCGGAGACCTGCTCGACGGCGCGCTCGACGCCGCGGACCAGGACCTGTGCAATGCGCACCTGCGGCACTGCCCCGCCTGCACCGCCATCCTGACCGCCCTTGTACGGTTGGCCGAGGACCTTCCGTCGTTTGCGGCGCTGCCGCCGGATCCCCCGCTCGTGGACGACATCCTCGTTCTCACCCGGCCAGGACGACCGTGGTGGACCGTCTTCCGGGAACGGATGCGGGAAACAGGGTTCCGGCTGCTGGCGCGCCCCCGCGTCGCCTGGGAGGCCGGCTGCGTCGCCGCACTGCTGGTGTGGCTGATCTGCGGTGCCTCCTGGTCGCCGCTACGCGGCACGGCGGTGGCGGCGCAGGCCCTCGTGGAGCGCAGTGCGGCCGGCGCCCAGGCGGCGGGCGCCCGGTCGGTCGCCGCGCTCGACCGTACCGTCGCGGCGCTGCGCGAGGAAACCGTGCGCGTCGCGGCGGACGGCGCGAGCGAAGTGTCCGGTCGGCTCTCGGGCCTGTCCTCGTGGCGCCGCCGGGCGGCGAGCGCGGCGCCGGAGCTCGACCGGCACTGGCGGCAGTTCCTGCAGGCGGTGCGGGACCGCGACCTGTTCGGCGGGGTCGACGCGCTGCACTCGATCGGCCGTGACGCCGGCGCCATGCTGGCGGAGCTGCTGTTCCCGCCGTTCTCTTCGTCCACGACCACCGAGGCCGCGCCAATCCCGGCCGGAAGGAGCAGACCATGA
- a CDS encoding nucleoside hydrolase, which produces MQRRLLVDTDSAVFNDDAAALAMLVRRRDLFELLGITVVAGNHTVPQGAEHMLHLLELTGAADVPLHLGAHAPLVNTAARAARWEAEWGPIGFKGAFAAEPGVRPPHGGRLASTRPRSSDAVAFLIEAIERHPDEVTLVALGPMTNVALALRRRPDLAPRIRSLVFMGGNARVPGNVTPAAEFNFWFDPEAAAAVLAAPIPRIVMFGLDITNHAPLHKTRFDRIVAVDTPLTRLMRYDMGPRFDGDPAATAYVWDCITAAWLIEPSIVTASEGLSITVDTTFGPNSGATVVGPRGVDDGRHVEVMLDLDVERFYALYSDLLTRPVG; this is translated from the coding sequence ATGCAGCGCCGACTTCTCGTAGACACCGACTCGGCCGTCTTCAACGACGACGCCGCCGCGCTGGCGATGCTCGTGCGGCGGCGCGACCTCTTCGAGCTGCTCGGGATCACCGTCGTGGCGGGCAACCACACGGTGCCGCAGGGCGCCGAGCACATGCTCCACCTGCTGGAGCTGACCGGGGCCGCGGACGTGCCCTTGCACCTGGGCGCGCATGCGCCGCTGGTCAACACCGCGGCGCGGGCGGCCCGCTGGGAGGCCGAGTGGGGACCCATCGGGTTCAAGGGCGCCTTCGCGGCCGAGCCCGGGGTGCGTCCGCCGCACGGCGGGCGACTCGCGTCGACCCGGCCGCGATCGAGCGACGCGGTGGCGTTCCTGATCGAGGCGATAGAGCGTCACCCGGACGAGGTCACGCTGGTGGCGCTCGGTCCCATGACCAACGTGGCGCTGGCCCTGCGGCGCCGGCCGGACTTGGCCCCGCGCATCCGCAGCCTGGTCTTCATGGGCGGCAACGCCCGCGTGCCCGGCAACGTCACGCCGGCCGCGGAGTTCAACTTCTGGTTCGATCCGGAGGCGGCGGCCGCGGTGCTGGCCGCGCCGATTCCGCGCATCGTGATGTTCGGCCTCGACATCACCAACCACGCGCCGCTGCACAAGACCCGCTTCGACCGCATCGTCGCGGTCGATACACCGTTGACCCGCCTCATGCGGTACGACATGGGGCCGCGGTTCGACGGCGACCCCGCTGCCACGGCGTACGTCTGGGACTGCATCACCGCCGCCTGGCTCATCGAGCCCTCCATCGTCACCGCGTCCGAGGGGCTGTCGATCACGGTCGACACGACGTTCGGTCCGAACTCCGGCGCAACCGTCGTCGGTCCCCGTGGCGTTGATGACGGCCGGCACGTCGAAGTGATGCTGGACCTCGACGTGGAGCGGTTCTACGCGCTGTATTCGGATCTCCTAACGCGGCCGGTCGGGTAG
- a CDS encoding MBL fold metallo-hydrolase, whose translation MNRSMLVGVTFVGAAVFIAGLAPRAQQPVDWDAVEISTHHVAGTVHYLAGRGGNIGLSIGDDGVVMIDDQFAPLTERIVEAINGISDGNIRYLINTHVHGDHVGGNENMGRLGVEIVAQDRVRLRLAERLPAIALPVLTYSDAIRIHLNGEEVELLPVPPAHTDGDSFIHFKGSDVLHLGDVFRTVAFPVIDRGNGGTLDGTIEALGIAAGIAGPDTKIVPGHGVVSGREDVIEFRDMIIDVAAQVTALVEGGASYDEVLAAGPTSDYEAKWGDPQRFLTAVYGELAGD comes from the coding sequence ATGAATCGCAGCATGCTCGTCGGCGTCACGTTCGTAGGCGCGGCCGTGTTCATCGCGGGCCTCGCCCCCCGCGCCCAGCAGCCCGTCGACTGGGACGCGGTGGAGATTTCCACGCACCACGTGGCCGGCACCGTCCACTACCTGGCGGGACGCGGCGGCAACATCGGCCTGTCGATCGGCGACGACGGCGTCGTGATGATCGACGATCAGTTCGCGCCGCTGACCGAGCGCATCGTCGAGGCGATCAACGGGATCTCCGACGGCAACATCCGCTACCTGATCAACACCCACGTGCACGGCGACCACGTCGGCGGCAACGAGAACATGGGGCGGTTGGGCGTCGAGATCGTGGCCCAGGACCGCGTGCGCCTGCGTCTGGCCGAACGCCTGCCGGCGATTGCCCTGCCCGTGCTGACCTACAGCGACGCGATCCGGATTCATCTGAACGGCGAGGAGGTCGAGCTGCTGCCGGTGCCGCCGGCCCACACGGACGGCGACAGCTTCATCCACTTCAAGGGCTCGGACGTGCTGCACCTCGGCGACGTGTTCCGGACGGTCGCCTTCCCGGTGATCGACCGCGGCAACGGCGGGACGCTCGACGGGACCATCGAGGCGCTCGGCATCGCGGCCGGCATCGCCGGTCCGGACACGAAGATCGTGCCGGGGCACGGTGTGGTGTCGGGCCGCGAGGACGTCATCGAGTTCCGCGACATGATCATCGACGTCGCGGCACAGGTGACGGCGCTGGTCGAAGGCGGCGCAAGCTACGACGAGGTGCTGGCCGCGGGCCCGACATCCGACTACGAGGCCAAGTGGGGCGACCCGCAGCGCTTCCTCACCGCGGTCTACGGCGAACTGGCCGGAGACTGA
- a CDS encoding DUF3471 domain-containing protein — protein MLFDSARRRLAGLMLLAAFAPAFSSAQRPVRVDPVLLEQYVGQYRLSANYVLSILVDNDRLYVRAPNRGTRLLVPTSETEFVEVESGLRITFRIRADTRRVDHLVFEQQGYGRRADRISAEVDADPATRPALTLPEATLARYVGRYEEQPGFAIAITREGQQLLARMTDQDPAAIFAESETDFFYRDRDARITFRVEGGTVEALVWRQAGAALEMRRLD, from the coding sequence ATGCTCTTCGATTCCGCGCGGCGCCGTCTGGCAGGCCTGATGTTGCTGGCGGCGTTCGCGCCGGCCTTCTCGTCCGCGCAGCGGCCGGTACGCGTCGACCCGGTGCTGCTGGAGCAGTACGTCGGGCAGTACCGACTGTCGGCGAACTATGTCCTGAGCATCCTCGTGGACAACGACCGGCTGTACGTGCGTGCCCCGAACCGCGGCACGCGGCTGCTCGTGCCTACCTCGGAGACGGAGTTCGTCGAGGTGGAGTCGGGGCTGCGCATCACGTTCCGCATACGTGCCGACACCCGCCGGGTCGATCACCTCGTCTTCGAGCAGCAAGGGTACGGGCGGCGCGCCGACCGGATCTCGGCAGAGGTCGACGCCGACCCCGCCACCCGTCCCGCGCTGACGTTGCCCGAGGCGACGCTGGCCCGCTACGTCGGGCGCTACGAGGAGCAACCGGGGTTCGCCATCGCCATCACGCGCGAGGGCCAGCAGTTGCTCGCGCGGATGACCGACCAGGATCCGGCGGCGATCTTCGCGGAGTCGGAGACGGACTTCTTCTACCGCGATCGCGACGCGCGCATCACGTTCCGCGTCGAGGGCGGCACGGTCGAGGCCCTGGTCTGGCGTCAGGCCGGGGCAGCGCTCGAGATGCGCCGCCTGGATTGA